The following coding sequences are from one Alosa alosa isolate M-15738 ecotype Scorff River chromosome 3, AALO_Geno_1.1, whole genome shotgun sequence window:
- the nostrin gene encoding nostrin — protein MKDPLSGCTYNSLYQDLKRFSKNGEYFCKELMTVFQQRSELEINYAKGMQKLAGKLIRASKEMSSNSTTYHAWSQVSNEMFSTADIHRTLGNALQQDAILEIRQILDEHTKRKRPLDGAIDKTGKLVITNWNEQLKVKKKLTALTREHEALFSFVENNKQICTEKEKQKMLNRLTKSAELQAKVDEEYFNINMEGHQMRLKWENTLKNCYQIIQELEKQRIEILCNILNKYGLYMSSFGQTLLHCQKQIEQTVRTVDMDKDLQSLVDQTSVTAEDNKAEFLMADYFEEDSKTVMGRERRKEAIKNKLQRLEDYVAKTKKDHEALEKMLNTYNENPSFSNKKNMEETEQLLDEITLKLDLLVATHCKLSVTVAEIEGKPKTLHRFSDSITKWKDKDCEHSIVKLSRPVRIKTTSLRSRQSLRRSIIYKGPAKSSPPQESQSASDQTEAESNTPTQESGLQPSRELNGDSKSDENTEGEAQSLGQCRALYDFTSDREDELNMKEGDLLDIFEKDDNGWWYGALNGQRGHFPATYVEELPVLNDGMSSEA, from the exons ATGAAGGACCCGCTCAGTGGCTGCACT TACAACTCGCTGTACCAGGACCTGAAGAGGTTTTCCAAGAATGGAGAATATTTCTGCAAAGAACTCATGACAGTCTTTCAGCAAAG GTCTGAGTTGGAGATTAACTATGCAAAAGGAATGCAGAAACTTGCTGGCAAGCTCATCAGAGCCTCTAAGGAGATGTCCAGCAATAG cACAACATACCATGCGTGGTCTCAAGTCTCCAATGAAATGTTCTCCACTGCAGACATACATAG AACTCTGGGCAATGCTCTTCAGCAAGACGCTATTCTGGAGATTCGCCAGATTCTTGATGAGCACACCAAAAGGAAGAGGCCA CTTGACGGTGCCATAGATAAAACTGGGAAACTTGTCATCACAAACTGGAATGAACAACTAAAA GTGAAAAAGAAACTGACGGCTCTAACGCGGGAGCATGAGGCCCTGTTCAGCTTTGTGGAGAACAATAAACAGATCTGCACAGAGAAGGAAAAACAAAAG ATGCTCAACAGACTGACAAAATCAGCAGAGCTACAGGCCAAGGTTGATGAGGAGTACTTTAACATCAACATGGAGGGCCACCAGATGCGCCTGAAATGGGAGAACACACTTAAGAACTGTTACCAG ATAATTCAGGAGCTTGAGAAACAACGGATAGAAATCCTCTGCAACATCTTAAACAAGTATGGCCTGTACATGTCCAGCTTTGGACAGACTCTCCTGCAT TGTCAAAAGCAAATCGAGCAAACTGTCAGGACCGTGGACATGGACAAGGACCTGCAGAGCTTGGTGGACCAAACAAGCGTTACTGCAGAGGACAACAAGGCCGAGTTTTTAATGGCCGACTATTTT GAGGAGGATAGCAAGACCGTGATGGGACGAGAGAGACGTAAAGAGGCGATAAAGAACAAACTGCAACGACTAGAGGACTATGTtgcaaagacaaagaaagaccATGAAG ctcTGGAGAAAATGCTGAACACATACAATGAGAACCCATCATTCTCAAACAAGAAAAACATGGAAGAAACAGAGCAGCTACTTGATGAA ATCACATTGAAACTGGACCTTTTAGTAGCGACACACTGTAAGCTCTCTGTAACAGTGGCTGAAATAGAGGGAAAACCCAAAACACTGCACAGATTCAGCGACAGCATCACTAAATGGAAGGATAAG GACTGTGAGCACAGCATTGTGAAGCTGTCTCGTCCTGTGAGGATCAAAACCACATCACTTCGTTCACGACAGTCTCTGAGAAGATCCATCATTTATAAGGGTCCTGCTAAAAGCTCGCCACCACAGGAGTCACAGTCTGCCTCTGACCAGACCGAGGCAGAATCCAACACCCCAACCCAGGAGAGTGGACTTCAGCCCAGCAGGGAACTCAATGGAGACAGTAAATCAGATGAGAATACGGAAG GAGAAGCTCAGAGTCTGGGTCAATGCAGGGCTCTCTATGACTTCACCTCAGATAGAGAAGATGAGCTGAACATGAAGGAAG GAGATCTCCTTGACATTTTTGAGAAAGATGACAACGGCTGGTGGTATGGGGCTCTAAATGGACAGAGAGGTCATTTCCCAGCAACTTATGTGGAAGAGCTTCCTGTGTTAAATGATGGCATGTCTTCTGAAGCATAG
- the cers6 gene encoding ceramide synthase 6, whose translation MAGILVWFWNERFWLPHNVTWADLKNTDELTFPQAEDLYLACPLAFCIFMIRLVFERFIARPCALGMKIQANGPQKAQPNAILEKVFTAITKHPDEKRLEGLSKQLDWNVQTIQRWFRQRRNQEKPSTLARFCESMWRFTFYLYIFTYGVRFLKKAPWLWNTRECWYNYPYQALTVDLHYYYTLQLSFYLSLLFSQFTDIRRKDFLLMFMHHLATIALITFSYVNNMVRVGTLVMCLHDASDVLLEAAKMANYAKCQKLCNLLFVMFALVFMSSRLGIFPVWVLNSTLFESWEIVGPFPSWWLFNLLLLLLQALHTFWSYLIVRIACRAISRGKAGKWNPLHVSKDDRSDIESSSDEDEAAPPPSHKHHSNSSNGTNGAHGTNGYLSGTPCHEDH comes from the exons ATGGCTGGTATTTTGGTATGGTTTTGGAACGAAAGATTTTGGCTCCCTCATAATGTAACCTGGGCTGACTTAAAAAACACAGACGAGTTAACCTTCCCGCAAGCTGAGGACCTGTATCTGGCATGCCCTTTAGCATTCTGCATCTTCATGATCCGGCTGGTATTTGAAAG GTTTATTGCGAGACCATGTGCCCTGGGAATGAAAATCCAAGCCAACGGACCACAGAAGGCTCAGCCCAATGCCATCCTGGAGAAGGTCTTCACTGCCATCACCAAG CACCCAGATGAGAAGAGGTTAGAAGGGCTGTCTAAGCAGCTGGACTGGAACGTGCAGACCATTCAGCGCTGGTTCCGGCAGCGGCGCAACCAGGAGAAGCCCAGCACCCTGGCCCGCTTCTGCGAGAGCAT GTGGAGATTCACATTTTACCTCTACATATTCACCTATGGAGTCCGCTTTCTTAAAAAG GCCCCATGGCTGTGGAACACTAGAGAGTGCTGGTACAACTACCCGTATCAG GCTCTCACGGTAGACCTACACTACTACTATACTCTGCAGCTCTCCTTCTACCTGTCCCTGCTCTTCTCACAGTTTACAGACATCAGGAGAAAG GATTTCCTGCTCATGTTCATGCACCACCTGGCCACCATTGCTCTCATCACCTTCTCCTATGTCAACAACATGGTGCGGGTTGGCACCCTGGTCATGTGTCTCCACGATGCCTCAGACGTGCTCCTGGAG GCAGCTAAAATGGCCAATTATGCCAAATGTCAGAAGCTCTGCAACCTGCTATTTGTCATGTTTGCTTTGGTCTTCATGAGTTCCAGGCTCGGCATATTCCCTGTCTG GGTTCTGAACAGCACGCTGTTTGAGAGCTGGGAGATTGTGGGTCCGTTCCCATCCTGGTGGCTCTTcaacctgctgctgctgctgctgcaggcgcTGCATACCTTCTGGTCCTACCTCATAGTGAGGATTGCCTGCAGAGCCATCTCCAGGGGCAAG GCTGGGAAATGGAATCCTTTACAT GTGTCAAAGGATGACCGCAGCGACATCGAGTCCAGCTCGGACGAGGATGAAGCGGCACCACCTCCATCCCACAAGCACCACAGCAACTCCTCGAATGGCACCAACGGAGCCCACGGCACCAACGGGTACCTGTCGGGCACGCCCTGCCACGAAGACCACTGA
- the spc25 gene encoding kinetochore protein Spc25 encodes MASINDADAVECFTNMLEEIRTKLISQVVGMVDTETDLHYSHRQSVKAGFESCLKKCKDETLFETIEVYEKNLAQRSAILKEKSRELPEVISETEEKILIKESLLQKIDRLKKEQSKHKDLIVAQNKANKDRLKNLHKMKQVFQDCLKVEIRKIQGEKLQFVFRNLDHSDPESAYTFMLQINEEGAYQIESCSPPLECMPQLEQRLKETNNFSAFLANVRKEFKALIPEKLITEVPSSEVC; translated from the exons ATGGCATCCATAAATGATGCAGATGCTGTGGAGTGTTTCACGAATATGCTGGAAGAGATCCGCACCAAGCTGATTTCTCAGGTTGTTGGAATGGTTGATACCGAGACAGACCTGCACTACTCACACAGACAATCTGTAAAAGCTGGTTTTG aGTCGTGCTTGAAGAAATGCAAGGATGAAACGCTGTTCGAAACTATTGAGGTGTACGAAAAAA ATTTAGCTCAAAGGAGTGCCATTCTCAAGGAGAAGAGTAGGGAGTTGCCAGAAGTAATTTCTGAGACTGAGGAGAAGATCCTGATCAAGGAGAGCCTTCTACAGAAGATTGACAGGTTGAAGAAAGAGCAATCAAAGCACAAAGATT TGATTGTTGCACAAAACAAAGCCAACAAAGACAGACTGAAAAACCTACACAAGATGAAACAGGTGTTCCAGGATTGTTTGAAAGTGGAGATCAGGAAGATTCAAG GTGAGAAGCTGCAGTTTGTCTTTAGAAACTTGGACCACAGTGATCCAGAAAGCGCCTACACTTTCATGCTGCAGATTAACGAAGAGGGGGCGTACCAGA TTGAGTCCTGCAGTCCACCCCTGGAGTGTATGCCTCAGCTGGAGCAGAGGCTGAAGGAGACCAACAACTTCTCTGCATTTCTCGCCAACGTCAGGAAAGAATTTAAAGCTCTGATCCCAGAGAAATTAATCACAGAAGTACCATCCAGCGAGGTGTGCTGA